The Bacillus sp. Marseille-Q1617 genome has a segment encoding these proteins:
- a CDS encoding MDR family MFS transporter: protein MKEPSHDVSKSADTFKKFPLLFVLISGAFAAILNQTLLATALPHIMEDLNLEASTAQWLTSIFMLVNGVMIPITAFLIGRFTTRSLFLTALGLFATGTLICAVAPNFGVLMAGRIVQASGAGIIMPLMQTILFLIYPVEKRGSAMGMFGLVISFAPAIGPTLSGWLVDQFPWRSLFYVILPIVIIDLIVAYFILVNVTKQTFPKVDILSIILSSLGFGGLLYGFSTAGTTGWGSTQVIVAMIIGSITLTFFILRQFKLDQPILEFRVFKIKLFTITTALGMLVFIAMIGGATVLPILMQNMLGFSAFESGLMLLPGALIMGFMNPITGRIFDKFGAKWLAVTGLMLISVTTIMFTNLTPETTFMYLTVVNAFRMLGVAMVMMPVTTAGLNQLPNSLIPHGTAMNNTMRQVSGAVGTALLVTVMTTAAQPGRGVEGLVHGVNVSFLVAAISALIGLILAFFVKDKKPKTVKTTA from the coding sequence ATGAAGGAACCATCACATGATGTATCCAAGTCAGCTGATACCTTCAAAAAATTTCCGTTATTATTCGTTTTAATTTCAGGGGCTTTCGCGGCCATTCTAAATCAGACGCTGCTTGCGACAGCACTCCCACATATTATGGAGGATCTGAATCTTGAAGCCAGCACAGCACAGTGGTTAACATCCATTTTCATGCTGGTGAACGGAGTGATGATCCCGATTACCGCATTCCTTATCGGACGTTTCACGACCCGCTCATTATTCCTGACAGCTCTGGGGCTTTTTGCAACAGGTACATTGATTTGTGCGGTTGCCCCAAATTTCGGCGTCTTAATGGCAGGTCGCATTGTACAAGCTTCAGGGGCAGGAATTATCATGCCCTTGATGCAGACGATTTTGTTTTTGATTTATCCAGTAGAAAAACGGGGGAGTGCAATGGGGATGTTCGGACTGGTTATTTCCTTTGCGCCAGCTATCGGACCCACTCTTTCAGGATGGCTTGTCGATCAGTTCCCGTGGAGAAGCTTATTCTATGTCATTTTGCCGATTGTCATCATCGATTTGATCGTGGCATACTTCATCCTGGTAAATGTTACGAAGCAGACATTCCCGAAAGTCGATATCTTATCAATCATCTTATCCTCACTTGGTTTCGGAGGATTGCTTTACGGGTTCAGTACCGCAGGAACTACGGGATGGGGGAGTACACAGGTGATCGTTGCGATGATCATTGGTTCAATTACGTTGACCTTCTTCATTTTAAGACAGTTTAAATTAGATCAGCCAATTCTTGAATTCCGTGTATTCAAGATAAAATTGTTTACGATCACAACCGCACTCGGCATGCTCGTCTTCATTGCCATGATTGGAGGGGCGACTGTTTTACCTATCCTGATGCAGAATATGCTTGGATTTTCTGCTTTTGAGTCAGGACTTATGCTGCTGCCTGGAGCACTTATAATGGGCTTTATGAATCCGATCACAGGAAGGATCTTTGACAAGTTCGGTGCCAAGTGGCTTGCTGTCACCGGGTTGATGCTGATCTCGGTGACAACGATTATGTTCACGAACCTCACCCCAGAGACAACGTTCATGTATCTGACTGTCGTCAACGCGTTTCGAATGCTGGGTGTCGCAATGGTGATGATGCCGGTCACCACCGCCGGTCTCAACCAGCTTCCTAATTCTCTGATTCCGCACGGAACCGCAATGAACAATACAATGCGGCAGGTATCAGGTGCTGTTGGAACCGCCTTGCTCGTAACGGTCATGACCACCGCTGCACAACCGGGCAGGGGAGTGGAGGGCCTCGTTCATGGGGTCAACGTTTCCTTTTTAGTCGCAGCTATTTCGGCGTTAATCGGACTGATCCTTGCCTTTTTCGTGAAAGATAAGAAACCTAAGACAGTGAAGACTACAGCCTGA
- a CDS encoding MDR family MFS transporter: MESKINSKAILITFMIGAFFAILNETLLNIALTELMEVFGVNAPTVQWLATGFMLVMGVLMPISALLIQWFTTRQMFIGVMTVFLIGTTIAASAMNFPMLLTGRMIQAVGTGLLIPVIMNAILLIYKPEVRGKIMGTFGLVIMFAPAIGPTLSGVIVDTLGWRWLFITVIPFSMFSILFAWKYLQNVGEVTRPGVDVWSIVLSSVGIAGIVYGFSAAGEAGEGFTSLRIVTIIIVSAVSLVWFVLRQLKLKEPLLDVRVFKYKSYARGVVLFIIVIMAMFASEIVMPMYLQGPLGYSAKVAGLLLLPGALLNGLMSPVMGSLFDKYGPRKLIIPGTIVLSGVIIFFSNISQATPIWFFIIVYILLMLSISAIMMPAQTNALNELPKNLYPHGTAISNTLQPVSGALGVSVFVSIMTQSRESYLDDRTGTVTQDVMNDAMTFGVHRAYWFALALALTAVIISLFIKKAVAADVDESSGE; this comes from the coding sequence ATGGAATCAAAAATCAATTCAAAAGCGATACTGATCACCTTTATGATAGGCGCTTTTTTTGCTATTCTGAATGAAACATTGTTGAATATAGCACTAACTGAATTAATGGAAGTGTTTGGGGTTAATGCACCCACGGTTCAATGGCTTGCCACCGGCTTCATGCTGGTAATGGGGGTATTGATGCCGATATCAGCATTATTGATCCAATGGTTCACAACAAGACAAATGTTTATCGGTGTAATGACGGTATTCTTGATCGGTACGACCATCGCAGCAAGTGCAATGAATTTTCCGATGCTATTAACTGGACGAATGATTCAAGCTGTCGGAACAGGGTTGTTGATACCGGTCATTATGAATGCAATACTGCTTATCTATAAACCGGAAGTCCGCGGTAAAATCATGGGGACATTTGGATTGGTCATTATGTTTGCACCTGCGATCGGACCGACTTTATCCGGAGTTATTGTAGATACTCTCGGTTGGAGATGGTTATTCATCACGGTCATACCTTTTTCAATGTTTTCTATTTTATTTGCATGGAAGTACTTGCAAAATGTTGGGGAAGTGACACGGCCGGGCGTAGATGTATGGTCAATCGTCCTATCTTCAGTCGGTATTGCTGGAATTGTATATGGCTTCAGTGCTGCAGGAGAAGCAGGTGAAGGGTTCACATCTTTAAGAATCGTCACCATTATTATAGTGAGTGCAGTCAGCCTTGTGTGGTTTGTTTTAAGGCAGTTAAAATTGAAGGAACCTCTGCTTGATGTGCGGGTTTTCAAATATAAAAGCTATGCCCGCGGGGTCGTTCTATTCATCATCGTGATCATGGCAATGTTCGCATCTGAAATCGTTATGCCCATGTATTTACAGGGCCCGCTCGGATATTCGGCAAAGGTTGCAGGACTGTTACTATTACCCGGGGCGCTGTTAAACGGATTAATGTCTCCTGTGATGGGCTCTTTATTTGATAAATACGGTCCGAGAAAGTTGATCATTCCTGGTACGATCGTGCTATCAGGAGTCATTATATTTTTTAGCAATATCAGCCAGGCAACCCCAATTTGGTTTTTCATCATTGTTTACATACTGTTGATGCTGTCAATATCTGCTATCATGATGCCTGCCCAAACAAATGCACTGAATGAGCTGCCTAAAAACCTTTATCCTCATGGAACAGCCATCTCGAATACCCTTCAGCCCGTTTCAGGGGCTTTAGGGGTATCGGTGTTCGTGAGCATCATGACACAAAGTCGTGAGAGCTATCTTGATGACCGGACCGGAACTGTTACTCAGGATGTAATGAATGATGCCATGACATTTGGTGTTCACCGCGCTTATTGGTTCGCGTTAGCCCTTGCACTGACAGCGGTCATCATTTCACTTTTCATTAAGAAAGCTGTAGCCGCTGATGTAGATGAATCTTCGGGTGAGTAA